In Paludisphaera rhizosphaerae, a single window of DNA contains:
- a CDS encoding SDR family NAD(P)-dependent oxidoreductase produces MSKLTSKAALVTGGSRGIGAAIAKRLAGDGAQVAITYTKGADAAAAVVKEIESAGGKAVAIQADGTDVKAVQAAVEKTVATFGRLDILVNNAGTAIPKPFEETSLEEIDHMIDLNVRGVFVTTQAALKHIQDGGRIINIGSCLGERVLSPGIAAYSATKGAVKIFTQALAREVGERGITVNNVQPGPIDTDLNPASSDWAPSQVAATSLRRYGKPDEVAALVAFVASPEASYITAANLTVDGGTNA; encoded by the coding sequence ATGAGCAAGCTGACGAGCAAGGCGGCGTTGGTCACGGGTGGGTCGCGGGGCATCGGGGCGGCCATCGCCAAGCGGTTGGCCGGCGACGGTGCGCAGGTGGCGATCACCTACACCAAGGGGGCGGACGCCGCGGCGGCGGTCGTCAAGGAGATCGAGTCCGCCGGCGGCAAGGCCGTCGCCATTCAGGCGGACGGCACGGACGTAAAGGCCGTGCAGGCCGCCGTTGAGAAGACGGTCGCGACCTTCGGCCGGCTCGACATCCTGGTGAACAACGCCGGCACAGCGATTCCCAAGCCGTTCGAGGAGACGAGCCTCGAAGAGATCGACCACATGATCGATCTCAACGTCCGGGGCGTGTTCGTGACGACGCAGGCGGCGCTCAAGCACATCCAGGATGGGGGGCGGATCATCAACATCGGCTCGTGCCTCGGCGAGCGCGTCCTGTCTCCCGGCATCGCGGCCTACTCCGCGACGAAGGGGGCCGTGAAGATCTTCACGCAGGCGCTGGCTCGCGAGGTCGGCGAGCGCGGGATCACCGTCAACAACGTCCAGCCGGGGCCGATCGACACCGACCTGAACCCCGCGTCCAGCGATTGGGCTCCCTCCCAGGTCGCGGCCACCTCCCTCAGGCGGTATGGTAAGCCGGACGAGGTCGCCGCTCTGGTCGCCTTCGTCGCGAGCCCTGAGGCGTCTTACATTACGGCTGCGAACCTGACCGTCGACGGCGGCACGAACGCATGA
- a CDS encoding TetR/AcrR family transcriptional regulator: MPRPSHREKLLEEGLRVVLEHGYNGASVRDIVRAAGVPQGCFTNHFRSKEAFAEEVLNRYFDAAASKVHETLLNDNLPPLERLRAWVDAHIESLARSNFRTGCLVGNFTLEIVESDSIRARLREMIESIEQAVGECLTAAVQAGELPPSTDVRGLASFAYFSWQGAVGQAKIERCVRPLELYKDILFGRVLSGDGR, encoded by the coding sequence TTGCCCAGGCCGTCGCACCGAGAAAAGCTTCTGGAGGAAGGGCTGAGGGTCGTGCTCGAGCACGGCTACAACGGGGCCAGCGTGCGCGACATCGTCCGCGCCGCGGGCGTCCCCCAGGGGTGCTTCACCAACCACTTCCGATCGAAGGAGGCTTTCGCGGAGGAGGTCCTCAACCGCTATTTCGACGCCGCCGCGAGCAAGGTCCATGAGACTCTGCTCAACGATAACCTGCCGCCGCTCGAGAGGCTGCGAGCCTGGGTAGACGCACATATCGAGTCCCTGGCACGATCGAACTTCAGGACTGGCTGCCTCGTCGGGAATTTCACCCTGGAGATCGTCGAGAGCGATTCGATCCGGGCTCGGCTCCGGGAGATGATCGAGAGCATCGAGCAAGCGGTCGGGGAATGCCTGACCGCGGCCGTCCAGGCCGGTGAGCTGCCGCCCTCGACCGACGTCCGCGGCCTGGCGAGCTTCGCCTACTTCTCATGGCAAGGCGCGGTGGGCCAGGCGAAGATCGAACGGTGCGTCAGACCGCTTGAATTATACAAGGACATCCTGTTCGGCCGGGTCCTGAGCGGCGACGGACGGTGA
- a CDS encoding YebC/PmpR family DNA-binding transcriptional regulator, producing MAGHSHSANIAHRKGLVDAKRGKLFSKLCRAIYVAARNGGPDPTANLRLRYAIDKARSVSCPKDNIERSIKKATGELGAENFEEIVYEGYGPSGVAILCEVLTDNRNRTAGELRRLFDNAGGNLGATGCVSYSFAFKGLFVVDPKVATEDKLMEVALEAGADDVELVEEYYEVTCAPQQFEAVRKALEEANIPTESAETSYIPSTYVDLDVENGKKMLKLRDLLEENDDVQNVYANDNIPEEVLAG from the coding sequence ATGGCAGGACACTCACACTCCGCGAACATCGCCCACCGTAAGGGTCTGGTCGACGCCAAGCGCGGGAAGCTCTTCAGCAAGCTCTGCCGCGCGATCTACGTCGCCGCCCGCAACGGCGGCCCCGACCCCACCGCCAACCTGCGGCTCCGCTACGCCATCGACAAGGCTCGTTCGGTCTCCTGCCCCAAGGACAACATCGAGCGCTCCATCAAGAAGGCGACCGGCGAACTGGGCGCCGAGAACTTCGAAGAGATCGTCTACGAGGGCTACGGACCCTCCGGCGTGGCCATTCTCTGCGAGGTTCTGACCGACAATCGCAACCGGACGGCCGGCGAGCTGCGGCGGCTCTTCGACAACGCCGGCGGCAACCTGGGCGCGACCGGCTGCGTCAGCTACAGCTTCGCCTTCAAGGGCCTGTTCGTCGTCGACCCCAAGGTCGCGACCGAGGACAAGCTGATGGAGGTCGCCCTGGAAGCCGGCGCCGACGACGTCGAACTGGTCGAGGAATACTACGAGGTCACCTGCGCCCCCCAGCAGTTCGAGGCCGTCCGCAAGGCCCTCGAAGAGGCCAACATCCCCACCGAAAGCGCCGAGACCAGCTACATCCCGTCCACCTACGTCGACCTTGACGTCGAGAACGGGAAGAAGATGCTCAAGCTCCGCGACCTGCTCGAAGAAAACGACGACGTCCAGAACGTCTACGCCAACGACAACATCCCCGAGGAAGTCCTCGCGGGCTGA
- a CDS encoding SRPBCC family protein has protein sequence MREFVKVVDVAASPERAWEVLAEFSRWPEWTASMTRLTPLDAGPPGVGSRVRVEQPKLRPIVLEIVSWEPGRGFAWRGRQPGVTVFADHRLAPTPGGCRMTLSLRYGGLLGSVVGLLARRLTERYMAMEAEGLKRRSEGRG, from the coding sequence TTGCGTGAGTTCGTCAAGGTCGTCGACGTCGCCGCCTCCCCCGAGCGAGCCTGGGAGGTCCTGGCCGAGTTCTCCCGATGGCCCGAGTGGACGGCGTCGATGACCCGGCTCACGCCGCTCGACGCCGGCCCGCCGGGCGTCGGCTCGCGCGTGCGTGTCGAGCAGCCCAAGCTGCGGCCGATCGTCCTGGAAATCGTCTCGTGGGAACCCGGCCGCGGCTTCGCCTGGCGCGGTCGCCAGCCGGGCGTCACGGTCTTCGCCGACCACCGCCTCGCACCCACGCCCGGCGGCTGCCGGATGACCCTCTCCCTCCGCTACGGCGGCCTCCTCGGCTCAGTCGTCGGCCTCCTCGCCCGCCGTCTGACCGAGCGTTACATGGCCATGGAAGCCGAAGGCCTCAAACGCCGCTCCGAGGGTCGCGGTTGA
- a CDS encoding TolB-like translocation protein has translation MPNVPRFDRRTFLGGTAAALAASRMGRAAEDAPLPPVRAVTKGPKHHWFGYYDKLEFDPSGRFLLGMEVDFEHRSPRPDDEIAVGMVDLQDGDRWIELGRSKAWCWQQGCMLQWLPGSRSEVIWNDRDGDRFVSHVLDVKTGSKRTLPAPVYAMSPDSTWAVAPDFRRLHDTRPGYGYAGVPDPRPDVLAPDDAGIWKTDLKTGKTDLILSFRQVASLPYDGLLAKPATPPEQAKHWFNHLLVAPDGARFVFLHRWRGPGDKSWLTRMITCKPDGSDLYVLNPSGMTSHFIWRDPKHILGWALRASHGSKFYLFEDQTQNAEVVGPDAMTEDGHCTYLPGLDNRWILCDTYPDKNRRQHPFLFDARKGVKHPLGHFESPKEYTAEWRVDTHPRFSPDGRSVVIDSPHGGDGRQLYLIDVSGITAS, from the coding sequence ATGCCGAACGTCCCTCGCTTTGATCGTCGTACATTCCTCGGCGGGACCGCCGCCGCGCTGGCCGCTTCGCGAATGGGACGCGCAGCGGAGGACGCCCCGCTGCCCCCCGTCCGCGCGGTGACGAAAGGGCCGAAGCATCACTGGTTCGGCTACTACGACAAGCTTGAATTCGACCCCTCCGGGCGCTTCCTGCTCGGGATGGAGGTGGACTTCGAGCATCGTTCGCCGAGGCCCGACGACGAGATCGCCGTGGGCATGGTCGATCTGCAAGACGGCGACCGATGGATCGAATTGGGGCGGTCAAAGGCCTGGTGCTGGCAACAGGGCTGCATGCTCCAGTGGCTCCCGGGCTCGCGGTCGGAAGTCATCTGGAACGACCGCGACGGCGACCGCTTCGTCTCGCACGTTCTGGACGTGAAGACGGGCTCCAAGCGCACGCTCCCCGCGCCGGTCTACGCGATGAGCCCGGACTCGACCTGGGCCGTGGCGCCCGACTTCCGCCGTCTGCACGACACCCGTCCTGGGTACGGCTACGCGGGCGTCCCCGACCCCCGTCCGGACGTCCTCGCACCAGACGACGCCGGGATCTGGAAGACCGACCTCAAGACGGGGAAGACCGACCTCATCCTCTCGTTCCGGCAGGTCGCGAGCCTCCCCTACGACGGTCTGCTCGCCAAACCGGCGACGCCCCCCGAACAGGCGAAGCACTGGTTCAACCATTTGCTGGTCGCGCCTGACGGGGCCCGGTTCGTCTTCCTTCACCGCTGGCGAGGCCCCGGCGACAAGTCGTGGCTGACCCGGATGATCACCTGCAAGCCCGACGGCTCCGACCTGTACGTTCTGAACCCCTCGGGGATGACCTCCCATTTCATCTGGCGCGACCCGAAGCACATCCTCGGTTGGGCGCTTCGCGCCTCGCACGGATCGAAGTTTTATCTCTTCGAGGATCAGACCCAGAACGCCGAGGTCGTCGGCCCCGACGCGATGACCGAGGACGGCCATTGCACCTACCTGCCGGGCCTCGACAACCGCTGGATCCTCTGCGACACCTATCCGGATAAGAACCGGCGGCAGCACCCCTTCCTGTTCGACGCTCGCAAAGGGGTCAAGCATCCGCTCGGCCATTTCGAGTCGCCCAAGGAATACACCGCCGAGTGGCGGGTGGACACCCATCCCCGGTTCAGCCCGGACGGGCGTTCGGTTGTCATTGACTCGCCCCATGGCGGGGACGGCCGTCAGCTGTATCTGATTGATGTGTCTGGAATTACAGCGAGCTGA
- a CDS encoding RNA polymerase sigma factor: MSASLVGGEARFARGAERLDDVEASDGELLRRFLAHRDQAAFERLVVRHGPKVLRVCRRWSGPGQDAEDAYQATFLLLATRAEAIRRPEHLGAWLCGVARRVASRAKRRADLRHRREGASIDLSVVADRSRPSPLDDLRPDLRATIERMPEKYRRPIELCYWDGLSSEQAAARLRCPTGTLKWRLSQAREDLRDRLGRAGIGLAALLVWLGRPSAARAESIAEAEEHLRLAADAVDLAVRFHGDASPVPTAENVDLFVRPIHDGPPPTARPRWRMRRMRKAVPLIVVTAAALAYLSWSSPTLARVADLISAALTPTPTQGCH, translated from the coding sequence ATGTCGGCATCGCTCGTCGGAGGAGAGGCCCGCTTCGCGCGGGGGGCGGAACGGCTGGACGACGTCGAGGCGTCGGACGGCGAGTTGCTGAGGCGGTTCCTCGCCCATCGCGATCAGGCGGCCTTTGAACGGTTGGTCGTTCGTCACGGGCCGAAAGTCCTGCGCGTCTGCCGAAGGTGGTCGGGACCCGGTCAGGACGCCGAGGACGCCTATCAGGCGACCTTCCTGCTGCTGGCCACCCGCGCCGAGGCGATTCGACGTCCCGAGCACCTGGGGGCCTGGCTCTGCGGCGTCGCGCGCCGCGTCGCCTCCCGCGCCAAGCGTCGGGCCGATCTGCGGCATCGGCGCGAGGGCGCCTCGATCGACCTTTCCGTCGTCGCCGACCGCTCCCGTCCCTCCCCGCTCGACGACCTTCGCCCCGACCTCCGCGCGACGATCGAGCGCATGCCCGAGAAGTATCGCCGGCCGATCGAGCTGTGCTACTGGGACGGATTGAGCAGCGAACAGGCCGCTGCCCGGCTCCGTTGCCCGACCGGCACGCTGAAATGGCGGCTTTCTCAGGCGAGGGAAGACCTCCGCGATCGTTTGGGCCGCGCCGGAATCGGTCTGGCCGCCCTGCTCGTCTGGCTCGGCCGCCCGTCCGCCGCCCGGGCCGAGTCCATCGCCGAGGCCGAAGAGCACCTCCGGCTTGCCGCCGACGCCGTCGACCTGGCAGTGCGGTTCCACGGCGATGCGTCGCCCGTTCCGACGGCTGAAAATGTTGACCTGTTCGTGCGGCCTATCCACGATGGCCCGCCGCCGACGGCCCGTCCCCGATGGCGCATGCGCCGAATGCGAAAGGCGGTCCCCCTGATCGTCGTGACCGCCGCGGCGCTGGCCTACCTGTCCTGGTCGTCGCCAACCCTCGCACGGGTGGCCGACCTGATCTCCGCGGCACTGACCCCAACCCCGACCCAGGGCTGCCACTGA
- a CDS encoding PEP-CTERM sorting domain-containing protein yields the protein MKHFGLWAVVLIILIGPAARAAIIVDSTISAQFNGTSYDYTIKLTNTAASTVNIGTFWFAWIPGQDYLKTSPISVTSPTGWVAAITHVPNVATNGYAIQWVAGGTGAAFNPGLAITPGNSLTFGFQSTDTPAEVFGNSIFFNNPPVLTSFVYQGAPFSGESLQFVVRAVPEPSSLALAGFGALGVAGATWRRKRSRRPVEG from the coding sequence ATGAAACATTTCGGGTTATGGGCGGTCGTTCTCATCATCCTCATCGGCCCCGCCGCCAGGGCCGCGATCATCGTCGATTCGACCATCTCGGCTCAGTTCAACGGGACTTCTTACGATTATACGATCAAGCTGACGAACACCGCGGCCAGCACGGTGAACATCGGAACCTTCTGGTTCGCCTGGATTCCCGGTCAGGATTACCTGAAGACCTCGCCGATCTCGGTCACCTCGCCGACGGGATGGGTTGCGGCGATCACCCACGTCCCGAACGTGGCGACCAACGGTTATGCGATCCAGTGGGTAGCCGGCGGGACAGGGGCGGCGTTCAATCCGGGGCTGGCGATCACCCCGGGGAATTCGCTCACATTCGGATTTCAGTCGACGGATACGCCCGCCGAGGTGTTTGGAAACTCGATCTTCTTCAACAACCCGCCCGTGCTGACCTCGTTCGTCTACCAGGGGGCCCCATTCTCGGGGGAGTCTCTCCAGTTCGTCGTGCGGGCCGTCCCCGAACCTTCGTCGCTGGCCCTGGCCGGCTTCGGGGCCCTGGGAGTCGCCGGCGCGACGTGGCGGAGGAAGCGAAGTCGACGGCCCGTGGAGGGGTGA
- a CDS encoding tetratricopeptide repeat protein, translating into MVGPIRWSATSRACCATIALACSSAGVGRSWAQAPAPNVAEEPKAQAPAAEQAKPKPDLSELFDRPGNDPPKPFVPMNPQTVEDRNRVEAVRLYSAARALEDRRAFNDAVDTLLQAYKLDPESVAIARRLSRLYVGPLARPDLAVEYGRKALAADPSDTETLDRLFQFYVQRDELRQCETLLQDVLNNPKLDAHAPGRIVAWNELGRLYSTGLNDPAKAADAFAKVMAELDERQSMKLTPADVTRILGPEPAAAYLAFGLVFLSAKRDDLAIKAFERGLVYDDSNPQIPLLLSETYLKANQGPKALALVDRFLKRQPQGIEGYELLARVLKALNREDEITPRLEEAARLDSKNVPLQYVLADRYRETGQVDKADALYKALLASQPTPQTYRALAASLVKRKKVGELLKVLCEAIGQRQGVEAVGGQIEAVASDDSLAEEILDEGLKQLSADPPGLPQAPAFAILARIAMPDRRDLKPSRLERLLKLQRMMLAKSPNPMLYLEVIDTEQRLKNYTEAAATLEEMLAKYPGERKARTLAFLSSFYRKGGKDEKALEVAREALKLNSPEPDERIQIANTLAELGKLDEAVPVYQKLIQDEPGNAAYEFMLGGLLTKYGRNDEAVKLFREMLKRNAGKDELAKLIHSNLSIVYVNQGDFAKGEAELETALEQFPDDPGVNNDLGYLYADQGKNLEKAEAMIRKALKDEPDNYAYLDSLGWALFKQGKYKDAVEPLQKAVDLHKEAEKRGAASPDATLPDHLGDVFLKLQEIEKARTLWKEAEEAASRSEPPDKKLGEIRKKLADLDAVEQAPKASNGLKP; encoded by the coding sequence ATGGTCGGGCCGATCCGTTGGTCTGCGACGAGTCGGGCGTGCTGTGCGACGATCGCGCTGGCGTGCAGTTCGGCCGGCGTGGGGCGGTCGTGGGCTCAGGCCCCGGCTCCTAACGTGGCCGAGGAGCCCAAGGCGCAGGCTCCGGCCGCCGAGCAGGCCAAGCCGAAGCCGGATCTCTCGGAGTTGTTCGACCGTCCGGGGAACGACCCGCCGAAGCCGTTCGTGCCGATGAACCCGCAGACGGTCGAGGACCGCAACCGGGTGGAGGCCGTCCGGCTGTACTCGGCCGCCCGGGCGCTCGAGGATCGTCGCGCGTTCAACGACGCGGTCGACACGCTGCTGCAGGCGTACAAGCTCGACCCGGAATCGGTGGCGATCGCGCGGCGGCTGAGTCGGCTGTACGTCGGCCCGCTGGCCCGTCCCGACCTGGCCGTCGAGTACGGTCGCAAGGCCCTGGCCGCCGACCCCAGCGACACCGAGACCCTCGACCGCCTCTTCCAGTTCTACGTCCAGCGCGACGAGCTGCGGCAGTGCGAGACGCTCCTGCAAGACGTTCTGAACAACCCCAAGCTGGACGCCCACGCGCCGGGGCGGATCGTCGCCTGGAACGAGCTGGGACGTCTTTATTCGACCGGCCTGAACGACCCAGCCAAGGCGGCCGACGCCTTCGCCAAGGTGATGGCGGAGCTGGACGAACGCCAGTCGATGAAGCTCACCCCGGCCGACGTCACGCGGATCCTCGGCCCCGAGCCGGCCGCCGCATACCTGGCCTTCGGCCTCGTCTTCCTCTCCGCCAAGCGCGACGACCTGGCGATCAAGGCCTTCGAACGCGGCCTGGTCTACGACGATTCCAATCCCCAGATCCCTCTGCTGCTCTCCGAGACCTACCTGAAGGCCAACCAGGGCCCGAAGGCCCTGGCGCTCGTCGACCGCTTCCTCAAGCGGCAGCCCCAGGGGATTGAGGGCTATGAGCTTCTCGCCCGCGTGCTGAAGGCGCTGAACCGAGAGGACGAAATCACCCCCCGGCTGGAGGAAGCCGCCCGGCTCGACTCCAAGAACGTGCCGCTGCAATACGTCCTGGCCGACCGCTACCGTGAGACGGGCCAGGTCGACAAGGCTGACGCCCTCTACAAGGCGCTCCTGGCCAGCCAGCCGACGCCTCAGACCTATCGCGCGCTGGCGGCCTCGCTGGTGAAGCGGAAGAAGGTCGGCGAACTGCTGAAGGTGCTCTGCGAGGCCATCGGCCAGCGCCAGGGCGTGGAGGCCGTCGGCGGCCAGATCGAAGCCGTCGCGTCCGACGATTCACTCGCCGAGGAGATTCTCGACGAGGGGCTCAAACAGCTTTCCGCCGACCCGCCGGGCCTCCCCCAGGCGCCGGCCTTCGCGATCCTCGCCCGGATCGCCATGCCCGACCGTCGCGACCTCAAGCCGAGCCGGCTGGAACGGCTGCTGAAGCTCCAGCGGATGATGCTGGCGAAGTCGCCGAACCCCATGCTCTACCTGGAAGTCATCGACACCGAGCAGCGGCTCAAGAACTACACCGAGGCCGCCGCCACGCTGGAGGAGATGCTCGCCAAGTACCCCGGCGAGCGCAAGGCCCGGACCCTCGCCTTCCTGTCGAGCTTCTACCGCAAGGGCGGCAAGGACGAAAAGGCTCTGGAGGTCGCCCGCGAGGCCCTGAAGCTCAACTCCCCCGAACCCGACGAACGCATCCAGATCGCCAACACCCTCGCCGAGCTGGGCAAGCTTGACGAGGCCGTGCCGGTCTACCAGAAGCTCATCCAGGACGAGCCCGGCAACGCCGCCTATGAGTTCATGCTCGGCGGCCTGCTGACCAAGTACGGCCGCAACGACGAGGCCGTCAAGCTCTTCCGCGAGATGCTCAAGCGCAACGCGGGCAAGGACGAGCTGGCCAAGCTGATCCACTCGAACCTGTCGATCGTCTACGTCAACCAGGGGGACTTCGCCAAGGGCGAGGCCGAGTTGGAGACCGCTCTGGAGCAGTTCCCCGACGACCCAGGCGTCAACAACGATCTTGGCTACCTCTACGCCGACCAGGGCAAGAACCTGGAGAAGGCCGAGGCCATGATCCGCAAGGCCCTCAAGGACGAACCGGACAACTACGCGTATCTCGACAGTCTGGGCTGGGCCCTGTTCAAGCAGGGGAAGTACAAGGACGCCGTCGAGCCGCTCCAGAAGGCCGTCGACCTGCACAAGGAGGCTGAGAAGCGCGGGGCCGCCTCCCCGGACGCCACCCTGCCGGACCACCTCGGCGACGTCTTCCTGAAGCTGCAGGAGATCGAGAAGGCCCGCACCCTGTGGAAGGAGGCCGAGGAGGCCGCCTCCCGCAGCGAGCCCCCCGACAAGAAGCTGGGCGAGATCCGCAAGAAACTCGCCGACCTGGACGCCGTCGAGCAGGCTCCCAAGGCTTCCAACGGCCTCAAGCCCTGA